A genomic segment from Methanoplanus limicola DSM 2279 encodes:
- a CDS encoding 2-amino-3,7-dideoxy-D-threo-hept-6-ulosonate synthase, with amino-acid sequence MIGKEIRLERIMNRNTGRTVIIPMDHGFTLGQIEGLGDMPKIISDVSDGGANAIVLHKGMVKAGHRKHGRDIGLIVHLSASTSLNPDPNDKVMVCTVEEAIGIGADAVSIHINLGAPHESKMIEEAGKVSRECTRWGIPLLVMIYPRGEGVDPVSLQSVGHCVRVAEELGADLIKTNYTGDPETFRKITSSCSVPVLVAGGEKAGDLETLRTVRESVLAGGAGVCLGRNSFQRKNPAEFINALCKVVHDEEMPEEAVKNL; translated from the coding sequence ATGATTGGTAAGGAAATCCGTCTTGAAAGGATAATGAACAGAAATACCGGAAGGACAGTTATTATTCCGATGGACCACGGCTTTACGCTCGGACAGATAGAGGGTCTTGGCGATATGCCAAAGATCATATCCGATGTATCCGACGGCGGTGCAAATGCCATCGTCCTTCATAAGGGAATGGTCAAGGCAGGACACAGGAAACACGGGCGTGATATCGGACTTATAGTGCATCTGTCAGCGAGCACATCCCTAAACCCCGATCCCAATGACAAAGTTATGGTATGCACGGTTGAGGAAGCCATCGGCATTGGTGCAGATGCGGTATCCATCCACATCAACCTCGGTGCCCCTCATGAGTCAAAGATGATTGAGGAGGCCGGAAAGGTGTCAAGGGAATGCACACGCTGGGGAATTCCGCTTCTTGTTATGATATACCCCAGGGGGGAAGGGGTTGATCCGGTTTCACTCCAGTCTGTAGGCCACTGTGTCAGGGTTGCGGAGGAACTTGGTGCAGATCTCATAAAGACCAATTACACAGGAGATCCTGAGACATTCAGGAAAATTACATCGTCATGCTCGGTGCCTGTCCTGGTAGCCGGCGGTGAGAAGGCCGGGGACCTTGAAACCCTTAGAACTGTCAGGGAATCTGTCCTGGCCGGAGGTGCAGGTGTCTGCCTCGGCAGAAATTCATTCCAGAGGAAGAATCCGGCAGAATTCATAAATGCACTCTGCAAAGTTGTCCACGATGAAGAAATGCCGGAAGAGGCGGTAAAAAATCTCTGA
- a CDS encoding prephenate dehydrogenase/arogenate dehydrogenase family protein, with translation MKVGIIGGTGGMGRLFAPVFERSGFDVAVSGRSTPLSNRDIAEESDIVIVSVPIHDTVPVIEEIAPFLREDQVLCDFTSVKSGPVTAMLKTDAEVIGLHPMFGPSVSSLSGQTVISVPARCRRESAALLYRVFRGEDATVIEMDAGEHDRVMGVVQGLVHFATLCVADAVRNSGLSPDVIIPVMSPVYRIEMGLIGRILGQSPELYGDILMMNSESGVMAGKFSESSENMLKCISEKDFESFKEIFEKNSEFFSGYIPQATRDTDLVIDALAKSGRPLK, from the coding sequence ATGAAGGTAGGAATTATTGGCGGCACGGGCGGTATGGGCCGCCTCTTTGCCCCCGTATTTGAGAGGTCAGGTTTTGATGTCGCTGTCTCCGGCAGGAGCACGCCTCTCTCAAACCGTGATATTGCAGAAGAGTCTGATATTGTCATAGTTTCGGTTCCTATTCATGATACTGTACCTGTAATAGAAGAGATAGCGCCGTTTCTCAGAGAAGACCAGGTCCTCTGTGATTTTACTTCTGTAAAGAGCGGACCGGTCACTGCCATGTTAAAGACTGACGCAGAGGTCATAGGTCTTCACCCGATGTTTGGCCCTTCGGTCTCATCACTCTCAGGGCAGACAGTAATTTCAGTTCCTGCAAGGTGCAGGAGGGAGAGTGCTGCTCTCCTTTACAGGGTATTCAGAGGAGAGGATGCGACAGTCATTGAGATGGATGCCGGAGAGCATGACAGGGTGATGGGTGTTGTACAGGGCCTTGTCCATTTTGCGACCCTCTGTGTTGCTGATGCCGTCCGGAATTCAGGGCTTTCCCCTGATGTTATAATTCCCGTCATGAGTCCGGTGTACAGGATTGAGATGGGTCTTATCGGAAGGATACTCGGCCAGAGTCCGGAGCTGTACGGTGATATTCTTATGATGAATTCAGAATCCGGCGTGATGGCCGGGAAATTTTCAGAGTCGTCGGAAAATATGCTTAAATGTATCTCAGAGAAGGACTTTGAATCTTTTAAGGAGATTTTTGAGAAGAACAGTGAGTTCTTCTCCGGATACATCCCCCAGGCCACGAGGGATACCGACCTTGTAATTGATGCACTTGCCAAGTCAGGGAGGCCGCTTAAATGA
- a CDS encoding 2-amino-3,7-dideoxy-D-threo-hept-6-ulosonate synthase: protein MRGKEIRLERIMKRETGTTVIVPMDHGVSSGPIPGLIDLERSVDLIALGGANAVIGHMGLALHGHRKGGPDIGLILHLSASTDLGPDPNDKVMVNTVQNALKMGADGVSMHVNVGAESEARMLSDLGRTAIECIEWGMPLLAMMYPRGKKINDENMINSVKIAARVASELGADIVKTVYTGDPDSFREVTDGCHVPVVIAGGSKTNDIETLKLIEGAMEGGAAGVSIGRNAFQHAHPDRFVRAAAMIVHENRSAEEAIEVIKMGI, encoded by the coding sequence ATGAGGGGAAAAGAGATCCGACTCGAAAGGATAATGAAGAGGGAAACCGGCACAACCGTTATTGTACCGATGGACCATGGTGTATCGTCAGGCCCTATTCCGGGCCTTATAGATCTTGAAAGAAGCGTTGATCTCATCGCACTCGGTGGTGCAAACGCCGTAATCGGGCACATGGGCCTTGCACTTCACGGACACAGAAAGGGAGGGCCGGATATCGGGCTTATACTGCATCTCTCAGCAAGCACAGATTTAGGCCCTGATCCCAATGACAAGGTGATGGTCAATACTGTTCAGAACGCCCTTAAAATGGGTGCTGACGGTGTTTCTATGCATGTAAATGTAGGTGCTGAATCCGAGGCGAGGATGCTTTCAGACCTTGGGAGAACGGCAATTGAGTGCATCGAATGGGGCATGCCGCTTCTTGCAATGATGTACCCGAGGGGCAAAAAGATTAATGACGAAAATATGATAAATTCGGTTAAGATTGCTGCAAGGGTGGCCTCTGAACTTGGCGCAGATATCGTAAAAACGGTGTACACCGGAGATCCGGACTCCTTCAGGGAGGTTACGGACGGCTGCCACGTTCCGGTGGTTATCGCCGGAGGATCAAAGACGAACGACATTGAGACCTTAAAGCTTATTGAGGGTGCAATGGAAGGCGGCGCTGCCGGTGTGTCTATCGGCAGGAATGCTTTCCAGCATGCACACCCTGACAGGTTCGTCCGTGCCGCTGCAATGATAGTGCATGAGAACAGAAGCGCTGAAGAGGCGATTGAAGTAATTAAAATGGGGATCTGA
- the aroA gene encoding 3-phosphoshikimate 1-carboxyvinyltransferase, producing MLWKGGGVNTGLKIKKAGTVDVEFRAPPSKSYTHRALICAALAEGESFIGNPLDSEDIDVTVNALIRLGISCRKIKDGIAVEGCGGVFPDVGEVIIDCRNSGTTLRLLSTLALLSPGRVTLTGTKRMKERPIGDLADAIKQAGGDVIFIEKDGFPPLRISGSLSGGRVIVDASKSSQYVSSLMLTGPYSDHPMNIMPKGSIASKPYLRITADVMRSFGIVPADVSNGSITIPQDVYSPSDYAVEGDYSSASYLFAVAAVCGGRVRVNNLNPHSLQGDRAFLGMLKDMGCDIDLNSGEDYVVAECRKGLKGIEVDMSGSPDVIQTLAAVALFADSPTTIHGVGNLKYKESDRIQAVIDMAEACGGRAEAGDGSVTIYPAEFRECLIDPADDHRTAMSAAVIGLGAGGVEIKNPECVSKSYPEFFTELRRAGLLHE from the coding sequence ATGTTATGGAAGGGAGGAGGTGTAAATACGGGCTTAAAAATTAAAAAGGCGGGAACTGTTGATGTGGAATTCAGAGCACCGCCGTCGAAGAGTTACACGCACAGGGCACTCATATGTGCCGCACTTGCTGAAGGAGAGTCTTTTATAGGGAATCCGCTTGATTCCGAGGATATTGATGTGACTGTGAATGCCCTTATCCGGCTTGGGATCTCATGCAGGAAAATAAAAGACGGCATTGCCGTTGAAGGATGCGGAGGTGTATTTCCGGATGTCGGAGAGGTGATAATTGACTGCAGAAATTCCGGCACAACGCTCAGGCTGCTCTCAACCCTCGCCCTTCTCTCACCCGGAAGAGTGACCCTTACCGGCACGAAGAGGATGAAGGAGAGGCCGATAGGGGATCTTGCGGATGCGATAAAGCAGGCCGGTGGCGATGTTATCTTCATTGAGAAGGATGGATTTCCCCCTCTGAGAATTTCAGGCAGCCTCTCCGGGGGTAGGGTCATTGTTGACGCCTCTAAGTCAAGTCAGTATGTGTCCTCCCTCATGCTTACAGGGCCGTACTCTGATCATCCTATGAATATTATGCCCAAAGGGAGTATTGCCTCAAAACCTTATCTCAGGATTACCGCTGACGTTATGAGATCCTTTGGCATTGTTCCCGCAGATGTGAGCAACGGCAGCATTACGATCCCACAGGATGTATATTCTCCGTCGGACTATGCTGTCGAGGGGGACTACTCCTCTGCATCATATCTGTTTGCAGTTGCTGCTGTATGCGGCGGGCGTGTGAGGGTGAATAACCTCAATCCGCATTCCCTGCAGGGTGACAGGGCATTCCTGGGGATGTTAAAAGATATGGGCTGCGATATTGACCTGAACTCAGGAGAGGATTATGTTGTTGCAGAGTGCCGGAAGGGACTGAAGGGCATTGAAGTGGATATGTCAGGATCTCCTGATGTTATCCAGACGCTTGCCGCTGTGGCGCTCTTTGCAGACAGTCCCACAACAATACATGGTGTCGGGAATCTGAAGTACAAGGAGAGTGACAGGATTCAGGCTGTTATTGATATGGCTGAGGCATGCGGCGGGCGTGCTGAGGCAGGAGACGGGAGTGTTACAATATACCCCGCGGAGTTCAGGGAATGTCTGATCGATCCCGCTGATGATCACAGGACTGCGATGTCTGCGGCTGTTATCGGCCTTGGTGCAGGCGGGGTTGAGATCAAAAATCCGGAATGCGTCTCAAAGTCATACCCGGAATTTTTCACTGAATTAAGGAGGGCTGGCTTATTACACGAATAG
- a CDS encoding DNA-directed DNA polymerase II small subunit: MNSITTAIITRFLEAGLQVHPEVVVYLQQSGDVTLIDGIISNVPENAPVALPCHIPGYSQEGFEPVRPRLKESGAPENLPPVKAERDGTRFTTPGNVDIVRGIGVEEKGGVDYTDFTYYFRNRYDKLSKFLRGRGDPMPISALTQTGRYQQQDVAVIGMVVELRNTAKGHRMAVIEDPTDKINVLFNNKRDSFEEAEKLIPDEVILVKGKLSSDGNLFFADSLHRPDIPLKNAPFKSETSGKAVLISDVHVGSDTFLKKEWERFSDWLYEFDARYLLIAGDVVDGIGIYPGQEKELTIQSIDGQYEAFGKMLKKLPKDIQIILSPGNHDAIRGSEPQPGLPERFSKHFSENVTLVKNPAFVRLQGVGVLMYHGRSYDDLISMIPGASYTKPEEMMVEMLKRRHLACTYGMRTPILAAKEDELVIDPIPEILHTGHVHICGAVNYRGVLCINSGTWQSQTSFQKQMNIQPTPARAVVVDLETLEPKIYDFTGNVPVME; encoded by the coding sequence ATGAACAGCATCACCACAGCAATAATTACGAGATTTCTGGAGGCAGGGCTTCAGGTACATCCTGAGGTGGTTGTATATCTTCAGCAGTCAGGTGATGTCACACTAATTGACGGGATAATATCAAATGTACCTGAAAATGCACCTGTTGCACTTCCCTGTCATATCCCGGGATACAGCCAGGAGGGATTTGAACCCGTAAGGCCGCGTTTAAAGGAATCGGGCGCTCCGGAAAATCTGCCTCCTGTAAAGGCAGAAAGGGACGGTACACGCTTTACAACACCGGGCAATGTTGATATTGTCAGGGGAATAGGTGTTGAGGAGAAAGGCGGAGTTGACTACACCGATTTCACATATTATTTCAGAAACCGGTATGACAAACTCTCTAAATTTCTAAGGGGGAGGGGTGACCCGATGCCTATATCTGCCCTTACACAGACCGGGAGATATCAGCAGCAGGATGTCGCGGTTATTGGTATGGTCGTCGAACTGAGAAATACTGCCAAGGGTCACAGAATGGCAGTAATAGAAGATCCGACTGACAAAATCAATGTACTCTTCAACAACAAAAGAGATTCCTTTGAAGAGGCTGAAAAACTGATTCCCGATGAGGTCATACTTGTTAAGGGGAAATTATCAAGTGACGGCAATCTCTTCTTTGCCGATTCACTGCACAGACCTGATATTCCGCTTAAAAACGCACCTTTTAAGAGTGAAACTTCCGGAAAGGCTGTTTTAATATCTGATGTCCATGTGGGAAGCGATACATTTCTTAAAAAGGAGTGGGAGCGCTTTTCAGACTGGCTCTATGAATTTGATGCCCGTTATCTTCTGATCGCGGGTGATGTTGTGGACGGCATCGGTATCTATCCCGGACAGGAGAAGGAACTTACCATACAGAGCATTGACGGGCAGTATGAGGCGTTTGGAAAGATGCTCAAGAAACTTCCAAAGGACATACAGATAATCCTCTCTCCCGGAAACCACGATGCAATAAGAGGTTCTGAGCCTCAGCCGGGTCTTCCTGAACGCTTCTCAAAGCATTTCTCCGAGAATGTCACACTAGTTAAGAATCCGGCCTTTGTCAGGCTTCAGGGTGTGGGAGTTCTTATGTACCACGGAAGAAGCTATGATGATTTAATCTCCATGATTCCGGGTGCTTCATACACAAAACCGGAGGAGATGATGGTTGAGATGCTTAAGAGGCGCCATCTTGCATGCACCTATGGTATGAGGACGCCGATTCTTGCCGCAAAAGAGGATGAGCTTGTAATAGATCCTATCCCCGAAATCCTGCATACCGGGCATGTGCATATCTGCGGTGCTGTAAACTATCGCGGGGTATTATGCATAAATTCCGGCACATGGCAGTCTCAGACATCTTTTCAGAAGCAGATGAATATTCAGCCGACCCCTGCAAGGGCGGTTGTTGTTGATCTGGAGACGCTTGAACCTAAGATATATGATTTCACAGGCAATGTCCCTGTTATGGAATAA
- the aroE gene encoding shikimate dehydrogenase, which yields MVLTGFRGSGKTTVGKLLSLKLNLPFIDTDTLIEEERGMSVSDIFEEFGEEDFRLTESSVISELPPGDCILSTGGGVILDHENVRVLRENSLVFFLNITPEESVRRITGSERPPLTSLPLDHEVAVIMKDRMPAYLRSSDFCIDGERGPEKVSDEIAGIVESGDLTTQGRELLQKFFKNSMMPSEAERILALDAVGERKAFNLCAISGNPCMHSKSPAIYRKIFENYGISGFYTYMEAADFGEIIRTAEISGMRGLSITIPFKEDAVDFMSEISPDAAAIGAVNTAVNFCGRFYGFNTDWIGIAEPLKSSFKNAGESIKGKSAVVVGAGGAARAAVYALIVLGFDVTVLNRNEKKAAELAESFECRSGGLNEIHSCVFDVIINATPVGMNRSGGSVVPESVLREGMRVFDLVYTPADTKLLKMAEKKGCIPISGTEMFVHQAVEQFFLMFGFRPEEEFIREAML from the coding sequence ATAGTTCTTACCGGATTTCGCGGCAGCGGGAAGACAACTGTCGGAAAACTGCTCTCACTTAAACTGAATCTGCCCTTCATTGATACCGACACCCTTATTGAGGAAGAGCGGGGAATGTCAGTCTCAGATATATTTGAGGAGTTTGGTGAGGAGGATTTCCGGCTTACGGAATCTTCTGTGATCTCAGAACTTCCTCCGGGGGACTGTATTCTCTCTACCGGAGGAGGTGTTATTCTTGACCATGAGAATGTCAGGGTCCTGAGAGAGAATTCACTCGTTTTTTTCCTGAATATCACACCGGAGGAGTCTGTACGGAGAATTACCGGGAGTGAAAGACCGCCTCTGACCTCCCTTCCGCTTGATCATGAGGTTGCTGTGATAATGAAAGACCGGATGCCGGCTTACCTCAGGTCTTCGGATTTCTGCATTGACGGAGAACGCGGTCCTGAGAAGGTTTCTGATGAAATAGCCGGGATTGTGGAGTCCGGAGATCTGACCACTCAGGGGAGGGAGTTACTTCAGAAATTCTTTAAAAATTCCATGATGCCCTCAGAGGCTGAGAGGATACTTGCCCTTGATGCTGTCGGTGAAAGAAAGGCCTTTAATCTCTGCGCAATCTCCGGCAACCCCTGCATGCACTCAAAAAGTCCGGCGATATACAGAAAAATCTTTGAAAATTATGGAATTTCCGGGTTCTATACATATATGGAAGCGGCTGATTTCGGGGAAATTATCAGAACTGCCGAAATTTCAGGTATGAGGGGACTTAGCATCACCATCCCGTTCAAGGAGGACGCTGTGGATTTCATGAGTGAAATTTCACCCGATGCTGCGGCGATAGGTGCGGTAAATACTGCCGTTAATTTCTGCGGCAGATTTTACGGCTTTAATACCGACTGGATTGGAATTGCAGAACCCTTAAAGAGTTCGTTTAAGAATGCAGGCGAGAGCATAAAGGGTAAGAGTGCGGTTGTGGTCGGTGCAGGAGGCGCTGCCCGTGCGGCTGTTTATGCTCTGATTGTCCTTGGATTTGATGTGACTGTATTAAACCGGAATGAGAAGAAGGCTGCTGAACTTGCGGAGTCGTTTGAATGCCGTTCAGGCGGGTTAAATGAGATACACAGCTGTGTTTTTGATGTAATTATCAATGCGACTCCGGTGGGGATGAACAGGTCCGGGGGCTCCGTTGTCCCTGAATCTGTCCTTAGAGAGGGCATGAGGGTCTTTGATCTCGTGTACACGCCGGCTGATACAAAACTCCTGAAGATGGCTGAGAAGAAGGGGTGCATACCTATCTCCGGTACTGAGATGTTTGTGCACCAGGCAGTGGAGCAGTTCTTCCTGATGTTTGGTTTCAGGCCGGAAGAAGAGTTTATCCGTGAGGCGATGCTTTGA
- a CDS encoding 3-dehydroquinate synthase II, translating into MKEFWVDLSRWDKELATAAIEGGATAILCEKAEDVRKLGRIKTISADGDLVLGRDVFETHIKDTETAGEAAELSKKGYTIVHTTDWTVIPLENLVAGSDRIIAAAEDAAEVKTALGVLEKGVAGIILKNPTPEKIREVSAIISEGTGLIGLDTFTVTSVSDAGMGDRVCVDTCTLMEEGEGMLIGNTSSAFLLVHAETLENPYVAPRPFRVNAGAVHAYAMMENMKTSYLSEIKSGDRVLIADRDGKTSGATVGRVKIEKRPMLLIKAESGGKEHTMILQNAETIRLVKEGGSPVSVISIKPGDKILGHIEKGGRHFGMAVDESILEK; encoded by the coding sequence ATGAAGGAATTCTGGGTTGATCTCAGCCGCTGGGACAAGGAACTTGCAACCGCTGCAATTGAGGGCGGTGCAACTGCAATATTATGCGAAAAGGCAGAGGATGTCAGGAAACTCGGCCGTATTAAAACGATCTCAGCAGATGGCGATCTAGTTTTGGGCAGGGATGTATTTGAAACTCATATTAAGGACACTGAGACAGCCGGAGAGGCTGCTGAGCTTTCAAAAAAGGGCTACACGATTGTCCACACCACAGACTGGACTGTAATTCCGCTTGAAAACCTGGTGGCAGGTTCTGACCGGATAATTGCTGCGGCTGAAGACGCAGCAGAGGTAAAGACGGCTCTTGGCGTTCTTGAAAAAGGTGTTGCCGGGATTATCCTGAAAAATCCGACCCCTGAAAAGATCAGGGAGGTTTCAGCAATAATCAGTGAAGGTACGGGTTTGATAGGTCTTGATACCTTCACAGTGACTTCTGTTTCAGATGCCGGAATGGGCGACCGTGTCTGTGTTGATACATGCACCCTGATGGAAGAGGGTGAGGGAATGCTCATTGGAAATACGTCATCGGCATTCCTCCTTGTTCATGCAGAAACGCTTGAAAACCCGTATGTTGCGCCGAGGCCGTTCAGGGTCAATGCCGGAGCAGTGCATGCCTATGCAATGATGGAGAATATGAAAACTTCATATCTTTCTGAGATTAAATCGGGAGACCGTGTGCTCATCGCAGACAGAGACGGAAAAACGTCAGGTGCGACCGTCGGCCGCGTCAAGATTGAGAAGAGGCCGATGCTTCTCATTAAGGCTGAATCCGGCGGAAAAGAGCATACCATGATACTCCAGAATGCAGAGACCATCAGGCTTGTAAAAGAGGGCGGAAGTCCCGTCTCTGTCATCTCCATAAAACCGGGCGACAAAATCCTCGGCCATATTGAGAAAGGCGGGCGGCATTTCGGAATGGCAGTGGATGAGAGCATTCTGGAGAAGTAA
- a CDS encoding prephenate dehydratase, translating to MRIAALGPEGTFSHELAVKISGGSGVLLLPTIKRVFDEAESGRSLGLVPVENSDAGGVGETLDGLMDTGCRIIAEYYMQIRHNLASDGVTAGGCRVIYAHPQSHAQCSRFIEDLGIPVIHTASNADSAQLALKNSGSCAVTSLSAAKISGLEIISPDIQNSENNITRFVLISSDRGEPSGENYGVPEMAFTSGRKKCSIIVDPEIDRPGLLYSILGVFAGENINLTKIESRPSRRGIGSYVFFIDFEAECVEKLISSLKRIAKVKELGCYGREEV from the coding sequence ATGAGAATTGCAGCACTTGGCCCGGAAGGGACGTTCAGCCATGAACTTGCCGTGAAGATCTCAGGTGGTTCCGGGGTTCTTCTGCTCCCTACAATTAAGAGAGTATTTGATGAAGCTGAGTCCGGAAGGTCACTTGGCCTTGTTCCGGTTGAGAACAGTGATGCAGGAGGCGTTGGTGAGACCCTTGACGGGCTGATGGATACAGGGTGCAGGATTATTGCTGAGTACTATATGCAGATCCGGCATAATCTGGCATCTGATGGTGTAACGGCGGGCGGATGCAGAGTTATCTATGCCCACCCACAGTCCCATGCACAGTGCAGCAGGTTTATTGAAGATCTCGGCATTCCTGTCATTCATACGGCAAGCAATGCAGACAGTGCACAGCTTGCGCTTAAAAACTCCGGTTCATGTGCAGTTACATCCCTCTCAGCCGCAAAAATTTCCGGTCTTGAAATAATCAGTCCCGATATTCAGAATTCAGAGAACAATATCACAAGGTTTGTACTTATATCGTCTGACAGAGGGGAACCCTCCGGTGAAAATTACGGTGTGCCGGAAATGGCTTTTACTTCCGGCAGGAAAAAGTGCAGTATAATTGTCGACCCGGAGATTGACAGGCCCGGACTTTTATACAGTATCCTTGGTGTTTTTGCAGGTGAGAATATTAACCTTACAAAAATTGAGTCCAGGCCGTCCAGGAGGGGTATCGGGAGTTATGTCTTCTTCATTGACTTTGAAGCGGAATGCGTGGAGAAACTAATATCTTCGCTGAAGAGAATTGCAAAGGTGAAGGAACTTGGATGTTATGGAAGGGAGGAGGTGTAA